A single Mustela lutreola isolate mMusLut2 chromosome X, mMusLut2.pri, whole genome shotgun sequence DNA region contains:
- the AVPR2 gene encoding vasopressin V2 receptor: MPTASTASAAPWTLSAPVPPGNGSEGLLDTRNLLLAQAELALLSTVFVAVALSNGLVLGVLARRGRRGRWAPMHVFIGHLCLADLAVALFQVLPQLVWDATDRFRGPDALCRAVKYLQMVGMYASSYMILAMTLDRHRAICRPMLAYRHGGGTHWNRPVLVAWAFSLILSLPQLFIFAQRDVGNGSGVHDCWAHFVEPWGLRAYVTWIALMVFVAPALGIAACQVLIFREIHASLLLGPAERAGACRGGHRTGSPSEGARVSAAMAKTVRMTLVIVIVYVLCWAPFFLVQLWAAWDPQAPVEEAPFVLLMLLASLNSCTNPWIYAFFSSSVSSELRSLLCGARSRAPPSSGPQEESCATASSFLAKDTSS; the protein is encoded by the exons ATGCCCACGGCGTCCACCGCCTCTG CTGCGCCCTGGACCCTCTCTGCCCCTGTGCCACCTGGCAACGGCAGCGAGGGGCTGCTGGACACGCGGAACCTGCTGCTCGCCCAGGCGGAGCTTGCCCTGCTCTCCACAGTCTTTGTGGCTGTGGCCCTGAGCAACGGCTTGGTGCTGGGGGTCCTAGCACGCCGGGGCCGGCGGGGTCGCTGGGCACCCATGCATGTCTTCATTGGCCACTTGTGCCTGGCCGACCTGGCTGTGGCTCTGTTCCAAGTACTGCCCCAGCTGGTATGGGATGCCACAGACCGCTTCCGTGGGCCAGACGCCCTGTGCCGGGCCGTCAAGTACCTGCAGATGGTGGGCATGTACGCCTCGTCCTACATGATCCTGGCCATGACGCTGGACCGCCACCGTGCCATCTGCCGCCCCATGTTGGCCTACCGCCACGGAGGTGGGACTCACTGGAACCGGCCGGTGCTGGTGGCCTGGGCCTTCTCGCTCATTCTCAGCCTGCCCCAGCTTTTCATCTTTGCCCAGCGTGACGTGGGTAACGGCAGTGGGGTCCATGACTGCTGGGCCCACTTTGTGGAGCCCTGGGGTCTCCGAGCCTATGTCACCTGGATCGCTCTGATGGTGTTCGTGGCCCCGGCCCTGGGCATCGCTGCCTGCCAGGTGCTCATCTTCCGGGAGATTCATGCGAGCCTGCTGCTGGGGCCAGCAGAGAGGGCCGGGGCTTGCCGGGGAGGGCACCGGACAGGCAGTCCCAGCGAGGGGGCCCGGGTGTCAGCGGCCATGGCCAAGACCGTGCGGATGACGCTGGTGATTGTGATCGTGTACGTGCTATGCTGGGCGCCTTTCTTCCTCGTGCAGCTGTGGGCGGCGTGGGACCCGCAGGCGCCGGTGGAAG agGCCCCCTTCGTGCTGCTGATGTTGCTGGCCAGCCTGAACAGCTGCACCAACCCCTGGATCTACGCCTTCTTCAGCAGCAGCGTCTCCTCGGAGCTGCGGAGCCTGCTCTGCGGAGCCCGAAGTCGGGCCCCACCCAGCTCAGGCCCCCAGGAGGAGTCCTGCGCCACTGCCAGCTCCTTCCTGGCCAAGGACACTTCCTCCTGA